A segment of the Lolium perenne isolate Kyuss_39 chromosome 3, Kyuss_2.0, whole genome shotgun sequence genome:
TTCTACTACTCCATGGCCGTGTTCGGCGCGGTCAACCTCGTCTACTTCCTCGTCTGCTCCAACTTCTATCGGTACAAGGACCAGTAGGCGGACCATTCTCCGGCTATCGTATGTGTGGTGTCATCGACACTTCGTGTAAATTAAAGATCCTTCTACTCTCAGCTCGGGCTAGAATCTGGGCCAACACTGCTGTGCCTAGGCCTGTTCAGATAAACATCAGGATGTGGCCATGGAGAGGGGGCTTGGAACGGATGTCATCGGCCTGAACCAGACTCTGCTTCGTCTTTCTCCTCGGTTCCTCTCTCCATCCTCTAATCCTTTGGTTCCATGATTGTAGCTACACTTGTTGAGTCccattatcaaaaaaaaaaaaaaaaagctacacTTGTTGAGTGAATTCGAAGATTGAGAGCTAGGGTGCTAACAGAAAAGTACTTGTACGAGTGGATAGTGAAGCCGCTCTCCTGAGATAGGTGCATTGAGTGTTGTAGGTGTGTAACTGATAAAATACTGTGATTAGTTTATTACACCATTCATGGATAATATGAGGTGGTAATATCTTTACAGTAAACTGGCTCTACTGCACTTACTGAGTTTCACTTGCTCAGGTTATGAATGGTCCTTCTAAGGGTTTTCTCTTATTTGTTTCATAGGTCAAATAGCCACCATAAGAAAGATATAAAGTACTACTATTATATTCAGAAATTTGCTTTAGAGCTTGAGCTACATGGAAGCCGATTTTTCTAACATTACAAAGTTTCAACAAATTCTGGAAAAACCTAGATGAAATCAATGATGTACTCTATCAACATATAAAATCTTGGACCCTAGAGTCTTGCATGCACACCTATCCTTCGGAGCTCACCGTCCGAATCTGAGCTGCCATCCATCTACGTAGAGGCTTGACTATTTTTCATTGATCAACATGGGGCTTCACAACGCCATTGCGGCGATGGCTTCCTAGATGGCCTTCCCCATTAACCGGAGTCATTGGCTCGGGGAGTGATGATGATAGCACTGGCAGACAACCTCGATGATGGTACTTGCTTAGGCGACGAGGTCTGTGTTTGTAACCAAGTTAGTTATGTGTGCCATCGAGGCGATCGTCTTACATCACAGGTGGTGATGGTCTTCTATTAGTTCCCGGCCGATTCATCGCTAATTAATCCTACCAACTCACTCCTCCCCAGTCAATGAAAATGGCAGGTATTTTGTGTTTTTTCAAAGAAAAAAAGATGGACATATAGCTTCACCATCTCAAAGCAACGAGTATTTCTTTTCCGATACATCTGTCCTAAAAAAAAATCTTTCAAAAAGGACTTGTGTAGAGTGTCAAGCGGGCATCCCACTTATACCCCACTTCTAATCTATCTTCAAATTCACAAGTTAAATCAAGTAAAAAATCTGAACTAGAAATCTCGAAATAACTTATAAGTGGGATATATAGTATCTTTTGACAAATCTAACCTTTGGGCGTAACTAATGCCTCATCTGACCCTTAGGTTCAGCGTGAACGAGAATGGAGTCGAAGTTGTGCTGGCTGGCGCCAAGAAATTTTGTCAGCAATGGGCTCACTGGGTTCAGCCAAATCTATGGTGGACGACCTCACTTTGGTGCTATCTTCCATGGTCATGACCTCACTTGGATGCTGACCATCCTTGGCGCCGACCTGCATCATTTCGGTTCCATCCTGTTGGTGCTTAACCCATGGGCCGGATTCTAAAATAGTTCCGCTAGAAGTCCAGATGAAGCATTTGTTTTGCCTAGGCGTGAGATAGAAACACAGCAAGGCATCTCCTGCTTGTGCGTCGTTCGCAAGCAAATATTCCGTGCATATTCATATTTCTCTAGAAAAAAGCGCAGAAAATGTATGAGGACCTAAACACATGCACGACCTGTTGCACTCTGGATTGTGAGCTACCTTTTTTTGAGATAAGATTGTGAGCTACCTAGCTAGTGTTGAATTTATATGGGCCGTATCTCACCCGATATTGGCAGCCCAATGTAGCCTACACATTCTAAAATCTCAAGGCTCTTAATAATGGCAGCTTAGAATATCTACGGTAACTAAGTCTTGTCCTACATTGTCACTTAGCACAGAATCAGAATTGATTATAGGGTGGGCTCTTTCACTCTcactaagtgagtgagaagaagaGTCCACTCGCACTTTTCCTCCTACGCTGCTCGCCTTGCCACACACGCGTGTTCCTGAATCCAATTCGAGTTAGAAATCTTTTATAGATGACCAAATTGTTACGTTCGGAAGAGGAGGCCTCCGAAACTCATTGGCTGAGAGTCTGGGAGGCGGACGATAAAGTTTTTAGCGAGCGTCTCGACGCCACTTCTcttctatgtccgagtttttcatCGCCGGTTTAATGCTTCCTCGCCGTCATCTATGGGTTCGGCAACTTCGACGACATCATGCCCGACCTCGACAAGAAACCTGTGGTGAAGACCTTCGTGTCGCCCGGTGATGTATGTGCTTCTCTCCTCTCTTTGTTTGCACTAGTACTTGCTCCATATTTAGATCTGCTAGATATGCTTAGTCTAATGTGTATTGTTAAGTCTAGCAGTGCATCTATGATGTTGATTTCGGTAATAAATCACACCCGGAAATCGCTTAAAGCTAACAGCTAGCCCATATATGTCTCATTCGCCGACCATGCATATATGAAACCCTTTGCAAACGCCTGCATATGCATGCTGTCTGGACTTGGATTAATTAAGATCCCCCACTTAGCACAAAATGGCGCCCCAACAAACGTCCAATTCTAGCCAGCAAACCGCCGGATATATATCGTGCTTGCCCATTGGTTGGGTGTGCAGTGCCAGTAGGTACATACATCATGCAGCCAGGGTACCTTGCGTTCAGGTAGTTCGCTAGCTCGCGTTGGTGCCGACGATCTGATCTGGCTACTTCACCCGTGACTGGCCGCCACTCCGTAATGCGGCCAAGCGCGCGGCCACATGCACGTCGTCACGGGCTCACGGGCCAAGCTATCCCCACGCTATATAAGCCTGTAGCCGGCGTCTAACGTGACACACACAGACAAGCTAGCAAGCGCTACTACACACCACACGGATCAACTGCAGCTATCTAGCTTGATCCGATCCAACAGCTAGCAATGGCCGCCGGGAGGAAGGTGATGGTGAGCAACGccggcgtcgccgccgccgcgctgGTGGCGCTGCTCGTGGTGGCCGCAGCGTCGGGCGCGGCCGGCAAACTGTGCGGCATCAACCCGTCAAGCTTGGCGAACGAGTGCCGGTCGTACTGCAGGTGGGGCAGCACGGACAGCGCGCCCAGCGGCCAGTGCTGCGCCGCGCTCAAGGGCGCCCAGTTCTCGTGCCTCTGCCAGTACAAGGCCGCGCTGCCGTCGGACATCGACCCCAAGCGCGCCATGGAGATCCCGTCCAAGTGCGACGCCGGGGCGCCCACCTCCTGCAAGTGATCGAGCTCGCTTGCTTCGCGCGCGCTCATCGCATGATCCGGCGGTCGATGCGCGCAGCGGACCCGGCCAGATGAATAACTAGTGTTGTCACGTCGTGTTTAATTTGCTGTTGATTACTACTTTCTGATCGGTTGGCTCATTTGGTCGTGCGTACGTGCTTTGTGCGAGCCAACCCATGTATCCTCTTGTGCTCTACGCAAGTCATATTGTCGTGTGTCTACTACCTCAACTTTGTTGCAGCAATTAATAAAACTTGTTTGCCATGTTTGTTAACGTCTAGTCATTTCCTAGCCGTCACATGTATACTTTgtaccatatatatgtgtgtgtggcCGATTCAGCATTTATCAAATGCTTCGTCGTACTATGTTTTTTTCGAAAAGGGAGCAGTGCCCAAGCCTCTGCATCGAAAGGATGCACACAGTTTTTTTATTAGACTATTCACGAAACCTTACAAGAAGAATACAAAGATCAATTTGAAGCCACCTTTCTAGCGACAACTCGCTAAACCTAAAGAAAGATGAAGGGGGTGTCCAAGAACAGAGCCACTACCCTGACCTCATACCAACGCACATCATCTAAAAACTGATTGTCTGCCCAAGCTGCCCATTGGCGGGTGAGAAGCACAAACAGTATAGCAGACCCTCAGCGCACACCACTGCACACGTCAAAGAATCGCCACCGCCTTCTTCCGCGAACCCATCTCCAAGAAAGATCGGCGCATTGACCTTGCCAGGCCTGCCATCAACGTCACCACGACGCCAGACGACACCACCATCCTGCGCACGTCCATCACGCTGCGTCCATCTCCGAGGCTCCGCTGCACCGTACCATGCCGCCGAGACCCGCCAACATCGGCGCAGTAGATGGAACACCGCTCCGCCAGAAAACTTCCTCCAGGTATCACTTGTTCCAGAACGATGCCCTCAAGAGGGAACACGACACCAGAGGTGCCGCCATCATCTGATCTGTATATCCAGATCTGGGGTTTCCCCCGGAACAAAGAGATTGAGATCGGATCTTGTAGCaacgatgccttcaacaaggtgatAACGCCCGAGGACGCCACCATCGTCGGCTCGGACCGAATCGGAGCCCGGTTCTCACCGGCCAGACCCCAGCCCAACGCTGCAGATCCGCTTGAAGAAGAGTCTTTTTTATCATCAATCTAATTTCTAGCACATTAGATCAAATACCTCTTCCCCATTACGGCCTTACTTATCTCACAAGTGAAAACCCTCCATCCCGACAATTCTCCTCTTCCTTCAGATGCACCAAAACCAAATTAACTGAACCCAAAACCAAATGCACCGAATCAACAGTACAATGGAGAACGCTTACACATGCGATTACATTCCTTGAAAATGCTTTTAAAGAATGTTTATGAACATTCACTGCATTTGTTTTGAGAAATGAAATCTattgaaatatttgtgaaaaaacaCCTGAACTTTTGCGATATCATTGTCTATCTGAAAAATATAGTGAAATAGGCatgttgattttttttgaaaaaaattctTGTAACTAGATGATGTGACAATTTTCCCCAACATGGGAATATATGTGAAACATGTAGGATCGTTGAAATATTTTTAAAATATAATGAAATCTCATTAAAATATTTGTGTGAATTAAACTTATCTGAATTAAGCCATATGGATTTTTTGAAATACCGGGACAAACCATATATACCTGTACAAGTATACATGGAATATTGGATATAAAGTTGGTATTAgtagaaagtgtttttcaatgcgACTCTAACAATATATAGTCTATGTACTGCATTaccagtggcggagccagaagggtggAAGGATGGGGTGGGTCCCGCCCTAAAATTTGGCCCAgcccatatatcttctatagaaaataaggaaaatgcacaACCCGCAATGCCTGCTCCATCCTAGCAAAATGGGCTGGATTCACCAGTGCACATTACAGAGATTTGTTGCTCATTCTTTCGGTTAAA
Coding sequences within it:
- the LOC127345320 gene encoding putative lipid-transfer protein DIR1, which encodes MAAGRKVMVSNAGVAAAALVALLVVAAASGAAGKLCGINPSSLANECRSYCRWGSTDSAPSGQCCAALKGAQFSCLCQYKAALPSDIDPKRAMEIPSKCDAGAPTSCK